The proteins below come from a single Micromonas commoda chromosome 8, complete sequence genomic window:
- a CDS encoding predicted protein, whose translation MDALKHKVHTAYKGVAESLMTTRTTSAFLEKGVVTPEEFVVAGDYLVEQCPTWSWQGGDAKSAKSYLPEDKQFLVTRNVPCLKRARAMEEYAGKEEHLSGEDEGWVAAGGDGNGGSKDDDAPDMDEIPDISALRVDSRAKEDQNDDDDDADIPDMDDFDMCGDEEDDASALPSSRAVTTVTTADDAGHILKTRTYDLSITYDKYYQTPRVWLNGYDERRRALDPTKALEDISAEHAKKTVTIDPHPHTSVPSASIHPCKHAPVMKKLIESMGGDAAPSVEHYLFVFLKFIASVVPTIEYDYTASASLR comes from the exons ATGGACGCCCTCAAGCACAAGGTTCACACCGCCTACAAG GGCGTGGCGGAGTCGCTGATGACCACGCGCACCACGAGCGCGTTCCTCGAGAAGGGCGTGGTCACCCCGGAGgagttcgtcgtcgccggggactACCTCGTCGAGCAGTGCCCCACCTGGTCGTGGcaggggggcgacgcgaagagCGCCAAATCGTACCTCCCGGAGGACAAGCAGTTCCTCGTGACGCGCAACGTGCCGTGCctgaagcgcgcgcgcgccatggaGGAGTACGCGGGGAAGGAGGAGCATCTCTCCGGTGAGGACGAGGGgtgggtcgccgcgggaggcgacggcaacggcgggtccaaggacgacgacgcgccggacaTGGACGAGATACCCGACATCTCCGCGCTGAGAGTCGACTCGCGCGCCAAAGAGGACcaaaacgacgacgacgacgacgcggacatcCCCGACATGGACGACTTCGACAtgtgcggcgacgaggaggacgacgcgtccgcgttgccctcctcgcgagccgttacgaccgttacgaccgccgacgacgccggccaCATCCTCAAGACTCGAACGTACGATCTGTCCATCACGTACGACAAGTACTATCAGACCCCGAGGGTCTGGCTCAACGGCTacgacgagcgacgacgggcgctgGACCCTacgaaggcgctcgaggacatCTCCGCGGAGCACGCGAAGAAGACGGTGACGATCGACCCGCACCCGCACACGTCcgtgccgtccgcgtccattCACCCTTGCAAGCACGCGCCGGTGATGAAGAAGCTCATCGAGtcgatgggcggcgacgcggcgccgagcgtgGAGCACTACCTGTTCGTGTTCCTCAAGTTCATCGCGAGCGTGGTGCCCACGATCGAGTACGACtacaccgcgtccgcgtcgctgaGGTGA
- a CDS encoding predicted protein — protein sequence MSDDDRDETAIARLNAEVADRAGSLTLKNAVVAIGRVFDCEEDARRVVEACIDAPGDDKVVGGGDDDDAGRVSAAGGSDASTAGDDDDDDDHYAYSDEDDSDADGAKTGVDASVPGELNSDQLTRLYQNKRKCVEREERRVAQKTANEGANGGAGEETWDMKAAARNQIFSSKGAFTRLSTELFALQERMDPELAVDAVDHDVYVWDVKFMGGFDPGSGLAEDLETLEAVNGYGYVQLRLHFMADLYPFYPPRVELVRPKLAGIIPGAMTAHPRLHLRNWQPFRPIKSVVEHLRAFLQKFARVDLASELNEIERFPDGAYVDSVSRLELALARLAACGTSCGGPLIPSRYNEMYEEEIRLETESGATRRGYEEEFGRDDADIVDFARVLQDGAGGAAGGVGGKDGKGGKDGGGTPGSRDGKGAGPGPGSTGKIKLKSSSEAKADKRKEYWAKGTGYGHDTPRRAGKDDGDAGSQTWDAAAARGAQAAEDQSVLTLLVEATRFIEALPLNPSGKPGKTRKRVTNAGDDADAAPPTLTDAEASRADVLIRASSLPQFLARELKNCSFMNMTARSAYYSSLMRTARALAESRCADCLLIDGAAGQGHASALVKTLEDAAVQAKIYLKSVDECEVAALATATASLPSPSKESLGTLGSNDESGPNTARHGLKSPVMAKPGGVRSPVASSLLNVAEKEERRRAKQREAIASEVALARLILDAGESVSAAAHALGFASGASGGGGGGEGGVSTRGKGKGKGKGKKGGGGGGGEGDDDAAAEEEAYQSALRPFTYDSAELLAAGHAYAGEARVDLRSGPHISRVAKEIAGLAGGALPLNRSSSAFVRVDDAKSVIWSIMITGPEDTPYDGGCFVFDAFFPSGYPTHAPKIQFKTTGGGRWRANPNLYKDGKVCLSLLGTWQGGKGETWDPAVSTMLQVIVSIQSLILCPRPYFNEPGFERLIGTPEGRSKSDQYDAAVVENTLRWAMIESLKKPHPAFKDVIMAHFRLRKGHLLGPVRARWTEGATGELARVAKQIREDAMADDDVRKFDPDRTVLARGLPLATSTAKSVTSMFTTAGKVSRVAVGSEEQRDKGTFAVAAIEFATPPNKSLLDSMEGMDVPGGHPAGLKFIDWDVKKHFKLFGKKQRGAVAEAGRAAAKVELAAGSSEPEDQQRGDATGWAAVDPEPEPDVPVSVRLAREEEERKKEEEERKKEEEERAAQLAAAQADAEDDLISLGGDESDHFDEDGDKSRSDTPEPRDDDDDDDDVRHVEPEGHRRRDDDDDDDDDDKEDRRPSNKRVASRSRSASRDRPPPQNARRFSNGGDWNNAPPSGPHGPHGRGMEPMRRGRSPPPQREFRDRRDSRGAPPTHGGRHSGWDDRGGRGGPQPRGYPPRSPPRDFRDGRRGGPPPGRGEWDRGMDRDRGMDRDRGMDRDRDRFELPDRARPLPRSPARAPPPLDLNATATLEEATTVFLSRSRIHQLCCVGVDGPGTGSGKDVDRALDALRAARGAIVRVGVGGGRYQVGELAGGALAPLADADAETGPTHPVLRLIDERDQVAERAHSLGVISNSAPTRVEWDAYVAACRNGGMPPPRVGDVNAVRAALDRVFRVGEQVGFGAFANNPRGRSPPPRERGRSPPREPLDRRNRHSPPREFGRAPAPRGRRDGGPRSRSPPPRDRGPGPGAIPEFNHRGAAARERDSGWDRRGGGRGGDPTAMAPFDRPPRRDGSRDFDRPPRGDSRDRGPGPVEPAPFQPGGDRRRARSPSRDARGGSRDRSPSRSVRARLGGFADGPPATLDHDPAGAEWLVDTRGNNGLVVGPAGSQVKKIEHATSAKVSAERDGTTVVIVGRVPDVERARDMIEDLLAKNGIDFRGKPGRGFPLDRGGPRVVADRPRDGEPNNPGGDLRGLLKRKSLDADTPAPKAKKGPAAAQDPAWMAEELDKMRARAERFGLPAPTMDDVRAKHASDGDDKGDKGDKGDASADEDLVPVADKMMMSRVIGKKRQTMAMLCKIADVKMFIAQKDMAVRVKCADSNRRAHAVALVRAVVSNEIGTKITFQILSAAFDAIVAGEPIPPPDPANEIAAKSKDAAKGGVLARLQGGVDEDEDGNDDDDGNDDGDEGDAKDVAAGRFRRTVDTRGLVGVIIGKNGSTIKRLERVTRTKMEVDQDTKSVTVRSKTEKAVERGCELVETVLASCEKSKSERTEGQRGPLLKDILAGAIARWNGEKGEAPPAEVSPEGTEVKETVEAPPDAAAEDPAGASVESDEAEKPAEENAEENAEENAEENAEADAKQEDTQEAEDEEKKPATRGGRGRGRGAAKGGRGRGRGRGRGKK from the exons ATGAGCGATGACGACCGAGACGAgaccgccatcgcgaggcTCAACGCTGAGGTggccgaccgcgccggttCGCTCACGCTCAAAAACGCGGTCGTTGCCATCGGGCGGGTCTTCGActgcgaggaggacgcgcggagaGTCGTCGAAGCGTGCATCGACGCCCCGGGCGACGACaaggtcgtcggcggcggcgatgacgacgacgccggccgcgtctccgccgcggggggatccgacgcgtccacagctggcgacgacgatgacgacgacgaccattACGCCTACTCGGATgaggacgactccgacgccgacggcgccaaaaccggcgtcgacgcgtcagTGCCCGGCGAGCTCAACTCCGACCAGCTCACCAGGCTCTACCAGAACAAGCGCAAGTGCGTGGAACGGGAGGAACGCCGCGTGGCGCAGAAGACGGCGAACGAGGGGGCAaacggcggggcgggcgaggagacgTGGGACATGAAAGCCGCGGCTCGTAACCAGATCTTCTCGAGCAAGGGCGCGTTCACCCGACTCTCCACGGAGCTGTTCGCGCTGCAGGAGCGGATGGAcccggagctcgcggtggacgcggtggaccaCGACGTGTACGTGTGGGACGTCAAGTTCATGGGAGGCTTCGATCCCGGGTCGGGCTTGGCGGAGGATCTCGAGACGTTGGAGGCTGTGAACGGGTACGGGTACGTTCAGCTGAGGCTGCACTTCATGGCGGACCTGTACCCGTTCTAcccgcctcgcgtcgagctcgtgcggCCGAAGCTCGCGGGGATCATTCCCGGAGCGATGACCGCGCACCCCAGGCTGCACCTGCGCAACTGGCAGCCCTTCAGGCCGATCAAGTCAGTCGTCGAGCACCTCAGGGCTTTCCTCCAAAAattcgcgcgcgtggacctGGCGTCTGAGCTCAACGAGATCGAACGTTTCCCCGACGGCGCCTACGTCGACAGCGTCTCGCGGCTGGAGCTCGCACTCGCcaggctcgccgcgtgcggaACCTCCTGCGGCGGGCCGCTGATACCTTCCAGATACAACGAGATGTACGAAGAAGAGATCCGGCTGGAGACGGAATCTGGCgccacgcggcgcggctACGAGGAAGAGTTTGGTcgagacgacgcggacatcgTCGACTTTGCGAGGGTCCTtcaggacggcgcgggcggcgcggcgggtggtgTGGGCGGGAAAGACGGGAAAGGCGGGAAAGACGGGGGTGGGACCCCGGGGAGCCGCGACGGTAAGGGCGCGGGCCCGGGGCCGGGGTCGACGGGCAAGATCAAGCTcaagtcgtcgtcggaggccaaggcggataAGCGAAAGGAGTACTGGGCCAAGGGCACCGGGTACGGGCACGACACCCCGCGAAGGGCCGGAaaggacgacggggacgccggcAGCCAGACgtgggacgccgccgcggcgaggggcgcgcagGCTGCGGAGGACCAGAGCGTGCTCACGCTGCTCGTCGAGGCTACTCGGTTCATCGAGGCGTTGCCCCTGAACCCGTCGGGGAAACCGGGCAAAACGCGCAAGCGAGTGACgaacgcgggggacgacgcggacgccgccccgccgacgctcacggacgcggaggcgtcgcgcgcggacgtgctcATCCGCGCGTCCAGTCTCCCGCAGTTCCTCGCCAGGGAGCTCAAGAACTGCTCCTTCATGAACAtgacggcgaggtccgcgtaTTACTCGTCGCTGATGCGAACCGCcagggcgctcgccgagtcgCGGTGCGCCGACTGTTTGctcatcgacggcgccgccgggcagGGGCACGCGTCCGCCCTCGTCAAAaccctcgaggacgccgccgtgcagGCGAAGATTTACCTCAAGTCCGTCGACGAGTGCGaagtcgcggcgctggcgacggcgacggcgtcgctgcCTTCCCCCTCCAAGGAATCCCTCGGAACCCTAGGATCCAACGACGAGTCCGGACCAAACACCGCCCGCCACGGGCTCAAGTCCCCCGTCATGGCCAAACCCGGGGGCGTCAGGTccccggtcgcgtcgtccttactcaacgtcgccgagaaggaggagaggaggcgcgcgaagCAGCGGGAGGCTATCGCGTCGGAGGTTGCGCTCGCGCGTTtgatcctcgacgcgggcgagtccgtctcggcggcggcgcacgcgctggggttcgcgtccggggcttccgggggcggcgggggcggcgaaggcggggtCTCCACGCGGGGCAAGGGGAAGGGTAAGGGCAAggggaagaagggcggcggcggcggcggcggcgagggggacgacgacgccgccgccgaggaggaagcgtACCAATCCGCGTTGAGGCCCTTCACGTACGACTCGGCCGAGCTCTTGGCCGCCGGGCACGCGTacgccggcgaggcgcgggtggACCTCCGATCCGGTCCGCACATATCCCGAGTCGCGAAGGAGATTGCCGGGTTGGCCGGCGGAGCGCTGCCGCTGAATCGGAGCTCATCCGCGTTTGTCCGAGTGGACGACGCCAAGTCGGTCATCTGGTCCATCATGATAACTGGTCCGGAGGACACGCCCTACGACGGCGGGTGCTTCGTGTTCGACGCGTTCTTCCCGAGCGGGtacccgacgcacgcgcccaAGATTCAGTTCAAGacgaccggcggcggtcggtgGCGAGCCAACCCGAACCTGTACAAGGACGGCAAGGTGTGCCTCTCGCTGCTCGGGACTTGGCAGGGCGGGAAAGGCGAGACGTGGGACCCCGCGGTGTCCACGATGCTGCAAGTCATCGTGTCGATCCAGTCCTTAATCCTGTGCCCCAGGCCGTACTTCAACGAGCCCGGGTTCGAGAGGCTCAtcggcacccccgagggGAGGAGCAAGAGTGACCAatacgacgccgccgtcgtggagAACACGCTGCGGTGGGCGATGATCGAGTCGCTTAAAAAGCCGCACCCGGCGTTCAAGGACGTCATCATGGCGCACTTTCGGCTGCGAAAGGGTCACCTGCTGGGTCCCGTCAGGGCTCGGTGGAccgagggcgcgacgggggagc TCGCGCGGGTAGCGAAGCAAatccgcgaggacgccatggcggacgacgacgtgaggAAGTTTGATCCCGATAGGACGGTGCTGGCGCGGGGGCTgcccctcgcgacgtccaccgccaag TCGGTGACGAGCATGTTCACCACAGCCGGCAAGGtttcccgcgtcgccgtcggcagcgaggagcagcgcgacAAGGGTAccttcgcggtcgccgcgatcgagtTCGCGACGCCACCGAACAAGTCGCTGCTCGACAGCATGGAGGGCATGGACGTTCCCGGCGGCCACCCCGCGGGGCTCAAGTTTATCGACTGGGACGTCAAGAAGCACTTCAAGCTCTTCGGCAAGAAGCAgaggggcgcggtggcggaggcgggcaGAGCAGCAGCCAAGGTGGAActcgcggcgggatcgtccgagcccgaggatCAGCAGAGGGGCGACGCCACGGgatgggcggcggtggatccCGAGCCCGAACCCGACGTTCCCGTCTCCGTGCGtctcgcgagggaggaggaggagcgtaagaaggaggaggaggagcgtaagaaggaggaggaggagcgagccgcacagctggcggcggctcaggcggacgcggaggacgacctcATCTCGTTGGGCGGGGACGAGAGCGACcacttcgacgaggacggcgataAATCGCGGTCCGACACCCCCGAGccgcgggacgacgacgacgacgacgacgacgttcggcACGTCGAGCCGGAAGgtcaccgacggcgcgacgacgacgacgacgacgacgacgacgacaaggaggATCGAAGGCCGAGCAACAAACGCGTCGCCTCTCGAAGCAGGAGCGCCAGCCGCGATAGGCCGCCGCCCCAAAACGCCCGCCGGTTCAGCAACGGCGGAGACTGGAACAACGCGCCGCCCTCAGGTCCGCACGGTCCGCACGGGCGGGGGATGGAGCCGATgcggcgcggtcggtcgccgccgccgcagaggGAATTCCGCGATCGCAGAGATTCTCGAggcgcaccgccgacgcACGGAGGCCGCCACTCCGGCTgggacgaccgcggcgggcgcgggggacctCAACCGCGCGGGTaccctccgcgctcgcctcctcgcgatTTCCGCGACGGCAGGCGCGGCGGTCCCCCTCCCGGCAGAGGCGAATGGGACAGGGGTATGGACAGGGACAGGGGTATGGACAGGGACAGGGGTAtggacagggacagggatAGGTTCGAACtccccgatcgcgcgcgccccctcccgcgatcgcccgcgcgggcccccccgcccctcgACCTCAACGCCACCGCCACGCTGGAGGAGGCCACGACGGTGTTCCTCTCGCGATCGCGCATCCACCAGCTGTGCtgcgtcggcgtggacgggcCGGGCACCGGCTCGGGCAAGGACGTCGACCgagccctcgacgcccttcgcgcggcgcgcggcgccatcgtcagggtcggcgtcggcggcggcaggtaCCAGGtgggcgagctcgccggcggcgcgctcgccccgctcgccgacgcaGACGCCGAGACGGGCCCGACGCACCCGGTGCTGCGACTCATCGACGAGCGAGACCAGGTGGCGGAGCGAGCGCACTCGCTCGGGGTCATCTCCAActcggcaccgacgcgcgtggagtgggacgcgtacgtcgccgcgtgtCGAAACGGGGGTATGCCCCCGCCCAGGGTCGGGGACGTCAACGCGGTGAGAGCGGCTCTGGACAGGGTTTTCCGCGTGGGCGAGCAGGTTGGTTTCGGCGCTTTCGCGAACAACCCTCGGggtcggtcgccgccgccgagggagcgcggtcggtcgccgccgcgtgagcCCCTCGACCGCAGGAACCggcactcgccgccgagggagtttggacgcgcgccggcgccgcgaggccgGCGGGATGGTGGTCCGCGttcccgctcgccgcccccgcgcgatcgagggCCCGGACCCGGCGCGATCCCGGAGTTCAACCaccggggcgccgccgctcgcgagcgcgactcCGGCTGGGAcaggcgcgggggcggacgcggcggcgatccaaccgcgatggcgccgttcGATcgaccgccccgccgcgacggcagCCGCGATTTCgaccgtccgccgcgaggggacTCGCGCGATCGAGGGCCCGGacccgtcgagcccgcgcccttcCAACcgggcggcgatcggcgtcgcgcgcggtcgcccagccgcgacgcgcgcgggggttcgcgcgACCGATCGCCGTCCCGTTCCGTCCGCGCCAGGCTCGGGGGTTTCGCGGACGGACCGCCCGCCACGCTGGACCACGacccggcgggcgccgagtgGCTGGTGGACACCCGCGGCAACAACGGACTCGTGGTGGGACCCGCGGGATCGCAGGTGAAGAAGATCGAGCACGCCACGTCCGCGAAGGTgagcgcggagcgcgacgggacgaccgtcgtcatcgtcggtcgcgtccccgacgtggagcgcgcgagggacatGATCGAGGATCTGTTGGCGAAGAACGGCATCGACTTTCGGGGGAAACCCGGCCGAGGCTTTCCGCTCGACCGCGGGggaccgcgcgtcgtcgccgaccgaCCGCGGGACGGGGAACCGAAcaaccccggcggcgacctccgcGGGCTCCTCAAGCGCAAGTCTCTCGACGCGgacacgcccgcgccgaaggccaagaaggggcccgcggcggcgcaggacCCGGCTTGGATGGCTGAGGAGCTCGACAAGAtgagggcgcgcgccgaaAGGTTCGGGCTTCCCGCGCCCACGATGGACGACGTGCGAGCCAAACACgcgtccgacggcgacgacaaggGCGACAAGGGCGACAAGggcgacgcctcggcggacgaggatctcgtccccgtcgccgataAGATGATGATGTCGCGCGTCATCGGCAAGAAGCGGCAGACGATGGCCATGCTGTGCAAAATCGCCGACGTGAAGATGTTCATCGCGCAGAAGGATATGGCGGTTCGGGTCAAGTGCGCGGATTcgaaccgtcgcgcgcacgccgtcgccctcgtccgcgccgtcgtcagcAACGAGATCGGGACGAAGATCACGTTTCAGATTTTGAGCGCGGCGTttgacgccatcgtcgccggcgagcccATTCCGCCGCCGGACCCCGCCAACGAAATCGCGGCCAAGTCCAAGGACGCCGCTAAGGGCGGCGTGTTGGCCAGGctccagggcggcgtcgacgaggacgaggacgggaacgacgacgacgacgggaacgacgatggcgacgagggcgacgcgaaggatgtcgccgccggccggTTCCGTCGGACGGTGGACacccgcgggctcgtcggcgtcatcATCGGGAAGAACGGGAGCACGATCAAACGGCTGGAGAGGGTCACCCGGACCAAGATGGAGGTGGACCAGGACACGAAGAGCGTGACGGTGCGTTCCAAGACGGAGAAGGCCGTGGAACGCGGGTGCGAGCTCGTGGAGACGGTGCTGGCGTCTTGCGAAAAGTCCAAGTCGGAGCGGACCGAGGGCCAGCGCGGTCCGTTGCTGAAGGATAtactcgccggcgccatcgcgaggtGGAACGGCGAGAAGGGagaggcgccgcccgccgaggTATCGCCCGAAGGTACCGAGGTTAAGGAGACGGTcgaggcgccgcccgacgccgccgctgaggatccggccggcgcgtcggtggagagcgacgaggccgagaaGCCGGCCGAGGAAAACGCCGAGGAAAACGCCGAGGAAAACGCCGAGGAAAACGCCGAGGCAGACGCCAAGCAGGAGGATACgcaggaggcggaggacgaggaaaagaagcccgcgacgcggggcggtAGGGGgcggggccgcggcgccgcgaagggagGGAGGGGGCGAGGCCGCGGCAGGGGCAGAGGGAAGAAGTGA